The nucleotide window CAGTGGGTTTATCCGTTTTGGCACGATACTCTACCTTCAGTTCGTTTTCGTTTGTGAGAGTGTAAATAACTGTGAGATCCAGATTTCCAGGATAGCCTTCTTCGCCATCGTGGCTCAAATACTTCAGAACAAGGGAAGGTCCAGCGGGCGTTTTCATGGGAACGGCTTTGAAGACCCTGGTGTAGAATCCCTTCACACCACCGTGGAGCGCGTTTGGACGATCTCCATCGTTCAAGGCAAGCTGATAGGTGACTCCGTCGATCTCGAATCTTCCACCGGCTATTCTGTTTGCATATCTTCCCACTATCGCTCCGAAGAAGAAGTTCGAGTTCTTTGCTTCGTACTCCTGGAGTGTGTCAAATCCCAAAACAACATCAGAAAGGGTGCCAGAACTGTCTGGCACCCACAACTCTCTAACTATCGCACCATAAGTGATGATCTTTGCCATCATTCCATTTTTGTTTATGAGTGTGTACTGATATACAGGTATTCCCTCAGAAGTTGTTCCGAAGAACTCCTTTTCAATGTGGCTCATCAGATATTCCATTTCTTTCTCCTCCTGGCAGCGGTTTTTCTTACTCCAATTCTACCTCAATCACACTGCAAGAGAATGGCTTAAATGTGTGTTCAAATTCGGTGTCAACGGTGATGGTTTCGGAGGTAATATCAACGACGTTCGGATTTTCCATGGTGTTTCTCGCGTTCACGTCCGGACCTGTGAGAGTATAAACGGTGGCTTCTTTCTGCCCCAGCCCTTCCACTCTGATTGGAACCTTCAAAGCGTCTTCTTTCCTGTAGTTTAC belongs to Thermotoga sp. Mc24 and includes:
- a CDS encoding aldose epimerase family protein: MEYLMSHIEKEFFGTTSEGIPVYQYTLINKNGMMAKIITYGAIVRELWVPDSSGTLSDVVLGFDTLQEYEAKNSNFFFGAIVGRYANRIAGGRFEIDGVTYQLALNDGDRPNALHGGVKGFYTRVFKAVPMKTPAGPSLVLKYLSHDGEEGYPGNLDLTVIYTLTNENELKVEYRAKTDKPTVVNLTQHSYFNLTGDGSILDHELMINADNYTPVDENLIPTGEIAPVNGTPFDLRTFKVLRDAIEPLKSTTTKGFDINYVLNGENGKLKLAAVLKDSETGRKMEVYTTEPGLQLYTGNFLDVKGKCGTYYGPYSGLCLEAQHFPDSPNHANFPSTILRPGEEYRQVTVYRFVVNGCKEKKN